One genomic segment of Streptomyces niveus includes these proteins:
- a CDS encoding AAA family ATPase — MIAMGQTGQVFGEHGIGKTSTFLSHIPRAHPGTRVVLVPAANLTPDDLLMNAPVRDEKTGELVLTQLIMRQLTPGEPFVLLIDDSLQAGETIQSQLMQIACNWTLGEHDLRALGCVGVFLSDNESLTETGSARGDLAVLDRMVTLRLTANDTAWRHSLAARYPDRDLGDVFRLWSGLTPRLRALLSPRTLEHVLDCALAGLPLSWGLPLVGGVRMRLRDLRKDGTEGTDRTAEILDAVATAVGAANPSTVADPVRRILRTALRENWAVLLQGPPGCGKTEITKSVVRDELGAEPVYFSLPVTNVEDLCVPVPTPDGRLDTLLTRALSGPGEKVIVWDEYNRPKDKAAFAKLMEITQEWTLAGRPVEGLRAQIALQNPPYHLGRKLQVSRNNVAQASRFTVSYEVWPEDIPANEWLIAAYGEVAETVLEWWKNDIDDEARDWITKRTLERLIKLHLAGQPLMSGLIYLGEGEFAPVPLTGLEARLAGIGQEVALGFRELVRDVDLWEKRLAVASETSSEGTNDTDVVHRVLTNAELSQLKRHGEVVARLLRHMPPKLRATYLVGQTAARQSFWVGALARMKELAASS; from the coding sequence ATGATCGCCATGGGCCAGACCGGCCAGGTCTTCGGCGAGCACGGCATCGGCAAGACCTCCACCTTCCTCAGCCACATACCGCGGGCCCACCCCGGCACCCGCGTCGTCCTCGTCCCGGCGGCCAACCTCACGCCGGACGACCTCCTGATGAACGCGCCCGTGCGGGACGAGAAAACGGGCGAGCTGGTCCTCACCCAGCTGATCATGCGTCAACTCACCCCCGGTGAGCCCTTCGTGCTGCTGATCGACGACTCGTTGCAGGCCGGCGAGACGATCCAGTCCCAGCTCATGCAGATCGCCTGCAACTGGACCCTCGGCGAACACGACCTGCGGGCCCTCGGCTGCGTCGGCGTCTTCCTCTCCGACAACGAGTCCCTGACCGAGACCGGTTCGGCGCGCGGCGACCTCGCGGTGCTCGACCGCATGGTCACCCTGCGTCTCACGGCGAACGACACGGCCTGGCGCCACTCGCTTGCCGCGCGCTACCCGGACCGGGACCTCGGCGACGTCTTCCGGCTCTGGAGCGGACTGACACCCCGGCTGCGTGCCCTGCTCTCCCCGCGCACCCTGGAGCACGTGCTCGACTGCGCACTCGCCGGCCTACCGCTGAGCTGGGGGCTGCCGCTGGTCGGCGGGGTGCGGATGCGGCTGCGGGACCTGCGGAAGGACGGCACGGAGGGCACCGACCGTACGGCGGAGATCCTGGACGCCGTCGCGACCGCCGTGGGCGCGGCGAACCCGTCGACCGTGGCCGATCCCGTACGGCGCATCCTGCGCACCGCCCTCCGGGAGAACTGGGCGGTGCTGCTGCAGGGGCCGCCCGGCTGCGGAAAGACGGAGATCACCAAGAGCGTCGTACGGGACGAACTCGGCGCGGAGCCGGTCTACTTCTCGCTCCCGGTGACCAATGTCGAGGACCTGTGCGTGCCGGTGCCGACCCCGGACGGGCGGCTGGACACCCTGCTGACCCGCGCGCTCTCGGGTCCCGGCGAGAAGGTGATCGTCTGGGACGAGTACAACCGGCCCAAGGACAAGGCCGCGTTCGCCAAGCTGATGGAGATCACCCAGGAGTGGACGCTGGCCGGGCGGCCGGTGGAGGGCCTGCGCGCGCAGATCGCGCTCCAGAACCCGCCGTACCACCTGGGCAGAAAGCTCCAGGTCAGCAGAAACAACGTGGCGCAGGCCAGCCGCTTCACGGTCAGCTACGAGGTGTGGCCCGAGGACATACCGGCGAACGAATGGCTGATCGCGGCGTACGGCGAGGTCGCCGAGACCGTCCTCGAATGGTGGAAGAACGACATCGACGACGAGGCCCGCGACTGGATAACCAAGCGGACGCTGGAGCGGCTGATCAAACTGCATCTGGCCGGTCAGCCGCTGATGTCGGGCCTGATCTATCTCGGTGAGGGCGAGTTCGCCCCGGTTCCCCTGACCGGGCTCGAAGCGAGGCTGGCCGGGATCGGGCAGGAAGTGGCCCTGGGCTTCCGGGAGTTGGTCCGGGACGTCGACCTCTGGGAGAAGCGTCTCGCCGTCGCGTCGGAGACCTCGTCGGAGGGGACGAACGACACCGACGTGGTGCACCGGGTACTGACCAACGCCGAACTGTCCCAGCTCAAGCGGCACGGCGAGGTCGTGGCGCGGCTGCTGCGCCATATGCCGCCGAAGCTGCGCGCCACGTATCTCGTCGGGCAGACGGCGGCCCGGCAGAGCTTCTGGGTCGGCGCGCTCGCCCGGATGAAGGAGCTCGCGGCGTCGTCCTGA
- a CDS encoding SAM-dependent methyltransferase — protein sequence MSDSVRPGTNVMPTVPNSARIWNYAQGGQDNYQVDRELGDVMMGDFPEIKTAAMESRAFQERVADHVVREYGIRQLLDLGTGIPTGSGTHGRAQKVAPESRVVYVDNDPVVLNHASALRSSPEGKIHYFQQDFRDVEAVLEGVSTTLNLDEPVALLVLSTLGHFPPAEAADLVAKYTSRFASGSYLAVCDTIETPGVLRMQEHYVQADPEGAYLARTPEQIADCARGLTLLPPGLRPLPELVLPAGTTAPAGAEDCVQWGFLAVKP from the coding sequence ATGAGCGACTCCGTACGCCCCGGAACCAATGTCATGCCCACCGTCCCCAACTCCGCGCGGATCTGGAACTACGCGCAGGGCGGCCAGGACAACTACCAGGTCGACCGTGAGCTCGGCGACGTGATGATGGGCGACTTCCCGGAGATCAAGACAGCGGCCATGGAGTCGCGGGCCTTCCAGGAGCGGGTGGCGGACCACGTGGTCAGGGAGTACGGCATCCGCCAGCTCCTGGACCTGGGCACGGGCATCCCCACCGGCAGCGGCACCCACGGCAGGGCACAGAAGGTGGCGCCGGAGTCGCGCGTCGTCTACGTCGACAACGACCCGGTCGTCCTCAACCACGCGAGCGCGCTGCGAAGTTCACCCGAGGGCAAGATCCACTACTTCCAGCAGGACTTCCGTGACGTGGAGGCCGTGCTGGAAGGTGTGTCGACGACCCTGAACCTGGACGAGCCGGTCGCCCTGCTGGTGCTCTCCACGCTCGGCCACTTTCCGCCCGCCGAGGCGGCCGACCTCGTCGCGAAGTACACGAGCCGCTTCGCCTCCGGCTCCTACCTGGCGGTGTGCGACACGATCGAGACGCCCGGCGTGCTCAGGATGCAGGAGCACTACGTACAGGCCGACCCCGAGGGCGCCTATCTCGCCCGTACGCCCGAGCAGATCGCCGACTGCGCACGCGGACTGACCCTGCTCCCGCCGGGACTGCGCCCGCTGCCGGAACTGGTCCTCCCGGCCGGGACCACCGCTCCGGCCGGGGCCGAGGACTGCGTGCAGTGGGGATTCCTGGCGGTCAAGCCGTAG
- a CDS encoding protein-tyrosine phosphatase family protein, with protein MIATWEPTAAGVLRLPSGRLVRGRGLRHPLPAGPTPHFALYLLGKEPPAVDWAARWVRWPDFRLPADRAGAAEALREALDRAGDERVEIACGGGRGRTGTALACLAVLDGVPNSEAVAYVREHYSRHAVETPWQKRYVSGFA; from the coding sequence GTGATCGCCACTTGGGAGCCCACGGCAGCGGGTGTGCTGCGACTGCCCTCCGGTCGGCTCGTACGCGGCCGGGGGCTGCGGCATCCCCTCCCTGCCGGCCCGACGCCCCACTTCGCGCTCTACCTGCTCGGCAAGGAGCCGCCCGCCGTCGACTGGGCGGCCCGGTGGGTCCGCTGGCCGGACTTCCGCCTGCCGGCCGACCGGGCCGGGGCCGCGGAGGCACTGCGCGAGGCGCTGGACCGGGCCGGTGACGAGCGCGTCGAGATCGCCTGCGGCGGGGGCCGGGGGCGTACGGGTACGGCCCTGGCCTGTCTCGCCGTCCTGGACGGCGTGCCGAACTCGGAGGCCGTCGCCTACGTCCGCGAGCACTACTCGCGCCACGCGGTCGAGACCCCGTGGCAGAAGCGCTACGTGTCCGGCTTCGCGTAA
- a CDS encoding DUF2201 family putative metallopeptidase, with protein MTEAAVTTTTSVADLRDWRRLLDDPPDPETTERGRRLKEAAMLDFGVRESAIASWLYTKCHRQIPTLAVDTAAVVATGDGSCVLLYNPEFFAAIGADGVRFVLFHEARHLIHRHLYVDAELREDPVFALAAEVSINHVVMRRLRAKLPTRQTGGGTGSVREPVGIDPYAIHAQYETDLRAQGLEPLSYAHFTETDMTVYGELKRMSDPPVPADAVCPHLLIGGLPLDDETVGEVVEGVLADVLRAALRGEGPAREEILHLADRSEGGSDRVGKLWARLGLGALRGRTEPTRRVEWWKRWLADTLASKLREGERLVYPRKHGAVLLALGHDPMLSRRGKERTKVVVVAIDTSGSMSQRVIDWLLTLIGRTDGVETHWLSFDGEVMPFVAGERVLGGGGTDFGKVVEYVEGRREVGGKRCEVRPDAVIMVTDGYAPKVTPARPDSWIWLITDGGDDWPDGHSPPMACHRVTTGDS; from the coding sequence GCGGGACTGGCGGCGGCTGTTGGACGACCCGCCGGACCCGGAGACGACGGAGCGCGGCCGGCGCCTGAAGGAAGCCGCGATGCTCGACTTCGGCGTGCGGGAGAGCGCCATAGCGTCCTGGCTCTACACGAAGTGCCACCGGCAGATCCCCACCCTGGCGGTCGACACGGCGGCGGTGGTGGCCACCGGGGACGGCAGCTGTGTGCTGCTGTACAACCCGGAGTTCTTCGCGGCGATCGGCGCGGACGGTGTGCGGTTCGTGCTCTTCCACGAGGCGCGCCACCTCATCCACCGGCATCTGTACGTGGACGCGGAGCTGCGCGAGGACCCCGTGTTCGCGCTGGCCGCCGAGGTCTCCATCAACCATGTCGTCATGCGACGGCTGCGCGCCAAGTTGCCCACCCGGCAGACGGGCGGCGGCACCGGCTCCGTACGGGAACCGGTCGGGATCGATCCGTACGCGATCCACGCCCAGTACGAGACGGATCTGCGCGCACAGGGCCTGGAGCCGCTGTCGTACGCCCACTTCACCGAGACCGACATGACCGTCTACGGCGAGCTGAAGCGCATGAGCGACCCGCCCGTGCCCGCCGACGCCGTCTGCCCCCACCTCCTCATCGGCGGGCTCCCGCTGGACGACGAGACCGTGGGCGAGGTCGTGGAGGGTGTCCTCGCGGACGTGCTGCGGGCCGCCCTGCGCGGCGAGGGCCCCGCCCGCGAGGAGATCCTGCACCTCGCGGACCGTTCCGAGGGCGGCAGCGACCGGGTCGGCAAGCTGTGGGCCCGCCTCGGCCTCGGCGCGCTGCGCGGCCGGACCGAGCCCACACGCCGGGTCGAGTGGTGGAAGCGCTGGCTCGCCGACACCCTCGCCTCCAAACTCCGCGAAGGCGAACGGCTCGTCTATCCCAGGAAGCACGGCGCGGTGCTGCTCGCGCTCGGCCACGATCCGATGCTCTCCCGGCGCGGCAAGGAGCGTACGAAGGTCGTGGTCGTGGCCATCGACACCTCCGGATCCATGTCCCAGCGGGTGATCGACTGGCTGCTCACGCTGATCGGCCGCACGGACGGCGTCGAGACGCACTGGCTGAGCTTCGACGGCGAGGTCATGCCGTTCGTCGCGGGAGAGCGTGTGCTGGGCGGCGGCGGCACGGACTTCGGCAAGGTCGTCGAGTACGTGGAGGGGCGCCGGGAGGTCGGCGGCAAGCGGTGCGAGGTGCGGCCGGACGCGGTGATCATGGTCACCGACGGTTACGCGCCGAAGGTGACCCCCGCCCGCCCCGACAGCTGGATATGGCTGATCACCGACGGCGGGGACGACTGGCCGGACGGACACAGCCCGCCGATGGCCTGCCACCGCGTCACGACGGGTGACAGCTGA